One Anas acuta chromosome 32, bAnaAcu1.1, whole genome shotgun sequence DNA segment encodes these proteins:
- the LOC137846441 gene encoding ATPase family AAA domain-containing protein 2-like has protein sequence MQTDSAIGFENVGGLSEHIAALKEMVIFPLLYPEVFQRFNIQPPRGCLFYGPPGTGKTLVARALASEYSRSDRKISFFMRNASDCMRKYVGESECQLRVLFEQAYQMRPSIIFFDEIDGLAPVRSSKQDRIHRITESQNF, from the exons ATGCAAACAGATAGTGCG ATTGGATTTGAGAACGTGGGTGGTCTTTCGGAACACATCGCAGCTTTGAAAGAGATGgtgatttttcccctcctgtatCCAGAAGTTTTTCAGCGGTTCAATATTCAGCCCCCAAG AGGCTGTCTATTTTATGGCCCCCCAGGAACAGGGAAAACACTAGTTGCTCGTGCACTTGCCAGTGAATATAGCCGAAGTGACaggaaaatatcattttttatgaGAAATGCTTCGGACTGCATGAGAAAATACGTGGGGGAATCAGAATGCCAACTTCGTGTGTTATTTGAACAG GCCTATCAGATGCGAccttcaattattttctttgacgAGATAGATGGTCTCGCTCCTGTGCGCTCCAGTAAACAAGACcgcattcacagaatcacagaatcacagaatttctag